One window from the genome of Gadus macrocephalus chromosome 7, ASM3116895v1 encodes:
- the otud3 gene encoding OTU domain-containing protein 3: MSRKQVVKPVRGNKKGDVERKRDGRAARRAIAKDRKNRPQDADDGEEFVSFSNQLQSLGLKLREIPGDGNCLFRALGDQLEGHSRGHINLRQETVEYMKSHRKDFEPFVEDDVPFADHLSNLSQPGTFAGNDAIVAFARSQELKVVIHQLNTPLWEIKGVDKHACREMHIAYRYGDHYDSVRRIGDNSESPAQLRIENLHNADGQQRQFGDGQMTAGERSPPLYEDNVILSTYQHPAVDDEEYLGQLSAATLNAEWLLDPEPGSISACSGTPPAGSDPRPPPEGNNAQKAKVSNKLKKEQLRLEKKKRQEERHRQKVIQSKGAPEHNQNLPEPVTLVPALNTLSI; the protein is encoded by the exons ATGTCGAGGAAGCAGGTGGTCAAACCGGTCCGCGGCAACAAGAAAGGCGACGTTGAGCGCAAGAGAGACGGGCGGGCAGCCCGGCGTGCCATCGCCAAAGACCGCAAGAACCGCCCCCAGGACGCCGATGATGGGGAAGAGTTTGTCAGCTTCTCCAATCAGCTGCAGAGCCTGGGCCTGAAGCTGAGAGAGATACCTGGAGATGG gAACTGTCTGTTCAGAGCTCTGGGGGACCAGCTGGAGGGCCACTCCCGGGGACACATTAACCTGCGCCAGGAGACGGTCGAGTACATGAAGTCCCATCGGAAGGACTTTGAGCCCTTTGTGGAGGACGACGTCCCCTTCGCAGATCACT TGTCTAACCTCTCCCAGCCGGGAACGTTTGCCGGTAATGACGCCATTGTTGCCTTCGCCCGCAGCCAGGAACTGAAGGTGGTCATTCACCAGCTGAACACCCCGCTTTGGGAG ATCAAAGGTGTTGACAAGCACGCGTGCAGAGAGATGCACATCGCCTATCGCTACGGCGACCATTATGACAGCGTCCGCCGCATCGGAGACAACTCGGAAAGCCCGGCCCAGCTGCGCATAGAG AATCTGCACAACGCTGACGGGCAGCAGCGGCAGTTTGGAGACGGACAGATGACGGCGGGAGAGCGCTCTCCCCCGCTGTACGAGGACAACGTGATCCTGAGCACCTATCAGCACCCAGCCGTCG ATGACGAGGAGTACCTCGGGCAGCTGAGCGCAGCCACCCTCAACGCTGAGTGGCTGTTAGACCCCGAGCCAGGATCCATCTCGGCCTGCAGTGGGACCCCCCCAGCAGGCAGTGACCCCCGGCCACCACCAGAGGGCAACAACGCGCAGAAAGCCAAG GTTTCAAACAAGCTGAAGAAGGAGCAGCTGCggctggagaagaagaagcgcCAGGAGGAGAGGCATCGACAGAAGGTCATCCAGAGCAAAGGAGCCCCAGAACACAACCAGAACCTGCCAGAGCCGGTGACGCTGGTGCCAGCGCTGAACACCCTCAGTATATAG